The DNA segment ATGCAGATGCCCCCACTGGTTGCGGTAGGCCATGTACGACAGCAGGATCATCGACCAGACAAACATGAACAGCAGCGCCGAGACCGTAGTGATCAGGGTGAACGCTTCGATCATGCTCGGCATCAGGTAGATCACCACTGCGCCAAAGGTCAGGCAGATGCAGGAGAAGATCAGGCCGTTGGACGGCACGGCGCTGCGCGATAGCGTACCGAAGCGCTTCGGCGCGTCACCTTCCATGGCCAGGCCGTAGAGCATGCGGCTGGTGGAAAACACCCCACTGTTGGCCGACGATGCTGCGGAAGTCAGAACCACGAAGTTGATCACAGCAGCGGCCGCCGGCAGCCCGGCCAACACGAACAATTCAACGAACGGGCTCTTGTTGGGCACCACGTCACGCCACGGCGTCACCGCCATGATGGTGATCAGCGCCAGCACATAAAACACGATGATACGGATCGGGATCGAGTTGATCGCCCGTGGCAGGTTGCGCTCCGGGTTGCGGGTTTCGGCGGCGGTGGTGCCCACCAGTTCGATACCGACAAAAGCAAACACCGCGATCTGGAAACCGGCGAAAAAGCCCATCAAACCATGCGGGAACATGCCGCCGTCGTTCCACAGGTTGCTCAACGACGCCACATCGCCACTCGGCGACTGGTAGCTGGCAATCACCATGTACAGGCCGGTGCAGATCAGCGCGCAAATGGCGACGATCTTGATCATCGCGAACCAGAACTCCAGCTCGCCGAACATTTTCACTGTCAGCAGGTTCAGCGACAGCAACAGGGCTACGCAGGCCAGCGCTGGTATCCAGGGCTGCACCTCCGGGAACCAGAACTGGGTATAGGCGGCAATGGCGATGACATCGGCGATGCCGGTCACGATCCAGCAGAACCAGTAAGTCCAGCCAGTGAAAAAGCCCGCCCACGGACCGAGCAGGTCGGTAGAAAAGTCGA comes from the Pseudomonas sp. StFLB209 genome and includes:
- the cycA gene encoding D-serine/D-alanine/glycine transporter, with translation MTTPLHDHPAQEPDEHALKRNLSNRHIQLIAIGGAIGTGLFMGSGKTISLAGPSIIFVYMIIGFMLFFVMRAMGELLLSNLNYKSFIDFSTDLLGPWAGFFTGWTYWFCWIVTGIADVIAIAAYTQFWFPEVQPWIPALACVALLLSLNLLTVKMFGELEFWFAMIKIVAICALICTGLYMVIASYQSPSGDVASLSNLWNDGGMFPHGLMGFFAGFQIAVFAFVGIELVGTTAAETRNPERNLPRAINSIPIRIIVFYVLALITIMAVTPWRDVVPNKSPFVELFVLAGLPAAAAVINFVVLTSAASSANSGVFSTSRMLYGLAMEGDAPKRFGTLSRSAVPSNGLIFSCICLTFGAVVIYLMPSMIEAFTLITTVSALLFMFVWSMILLSYMAYRNQWGHLHQASKFRMPGGVFMCWVCLAFFAFILVLLALQADTRQALLVTPVWFVVLGVAYRVRRQNTAHAKVGYKAD